A single region of the Latilactobacillus curvatus JCM 1096 = DSM 20019 genome encodes:
- the tsaE gene encoding tRNA (adenosine(37)-N6)-threonylcarbamoyltransferase complex ATPase subunit type 1 TsaE, with amino-acid sequence MLEFKTTDPEQTIAIAKQLGQQVQAGDVLLLDGDLGAGKTTFTKGLAAGLGIDRYIKSPTFTLIREYQDGRLPLYHMDVYRLEETGASDLGLEEYFDGDGVSVVEWSQFIAEELPSDYLTIHFNKDVSDDQVRTLVLDPHGAHYEALVRTSFAD; translated from the coding sequence ATGTTAGAATTTAAAACAACTGATCCAGAACAAACAATTGCGATTGCCAAACAGTTGGGCCAACAAGTCCAAGCCGGTGATGTCTTGTTGTTGGATGGTGATTTAGGCGCTGGTAAAACAACGTTTACGAAAGGCTTGGCAGCTGGTCTGGGAATTGACCGCTATATTAAGAGTCCGACATTTACGTTAATTCGTGAGTATCAAGACGGTCGGTTACCACTCTATCATATGGATGTGTATCGATTGGAAGAAACGGGCGCCAGTGATTTAGGCTTAGAAGAGTATTTCGATGGGGACGGGGTTTCGGTGGTTGAATGGAGTCAATTTATTGCTGAAGAACTACCGAGCGATTATTTGACGATTCATTTTAATAAGGATGTTAGCGATGATCAAGTTCGGACGTTAGTACTTGATCCGCACGGCGCTCACTACGAAGCATTGGTGCGTACTAGTTTTGCAGACTAG
- a CDS encoding YfhO family protein, whose protein sequence is MSRFYAFARRHYTLGLSFLLPFGILFIYGLLRQVFPFGGQTILTVDLGQQYIDFYAFFRSTLLHHPETFFYSFAKGLGGDMLGVWAYYLMSPFNLIVLLTPGTWLSFGVWLLVLFKTGASGLSFAYYLKSNKLLHSWWLPTLSVVYALSGFAIANQFNVMWLDALVWLPLVVLGIDRLFTGRHFWLYPLSLAALLMSNYYMGYMVCLFVIAYFAWACAHYWQTWRHLWQRAVRFISGSLLAGLLSAWLLLPTFFQLTQSKGQYTIQKIHWKFEYNPLKMLSKLVIGNFNFDQMPKGEPNIFVGSLVLICAILYFGTRKIAWQERLVALLVTIFLGVSMCYEPLDLLWHGMQFPVWYPYRFSYVVSFWLIVLAVQRLHQHLRFSWYQLLLPFLMLMAAFGYTAKHLKSFTALSPNQINLSIAFLLMTCLLLLLKKPLKHYYPLLLVLCVGGEMVTNATMSLNQISYVSQKDYADYTAHLQSAISAIPNKTAFQRIGKTFMRTKNDPMQADYFGGSHFNSMLELSYPKFMGSIGEPAGDGAVADTNQTLFTDALLGYRYYLNNTSGQATIPLSTNKPDLARYNLLKKKDQIAIYQNPNALDLGFAASEKVLKHHVVANYPILEQNQIAADLVNSATEQPLFTLQFFNTVTYKNAKQKPKLNETFLRVDPKNPAHVIYTFTPTTSDPYYLTLGSNLEKNAVQVSLNGHTLQQYDTFRDTVVLNLTSNAIGQQQTVDLSFSKKEIWLQNINLYSLNYQALTHLTQQLRAHALKLNTFSNTTIKGTITIPQQNQVLMTTVPYAAGWHATVDGHPVKIKRGLKNFIAIPLKKGHHTVTLKYWPPYFYWGLTISLISAGFAIGGYYSYKYYRRRHLF, encoded by the coding sequence GTGAGTCGATTTTACGCTTTTGCACGTCGTCATTATACATTAGGCCTTAGTTTCTTACTACCATTTGGCATTTTATTTATCTACGGACTACTTCGACAAGTGTTCCCTTTTGGAGGGCAAACAATCCTGACTGTTGATCTAGGCCAACAATACATCGATTTTTACGCTTTTTTCAGAAGTACGCTATTGCACCATCCCGAAACTTTTTTTTATTCCTTTGCTAAGGGCTTAGGGGGCGACATGCTTGGGGTCTGGGCTTACTATTTGATGAGTCCATTCAATCTAATCGTCCTATTGACACCAGGAACTTGGTTGAGTTTTGGTGTTTGGCTGCTTGTCCTTTTCAAAACAGGCGCCAGTGGTCTTAGCTTTGCGTACTACTTAAAATCTAACAAACTACTCCATAGCTGGTGGTTACCGACACTTAGTGTTGTCTACGCCTTATCCGGGTTTGCAATTGCCAACCAGTTTAACGTTATGTGGTTGGATGCACTCGTCTGGCTTCCACTAGTTGTCTTAGGCATCGACCGGCTCTTTACAGGCCGTCACTTTTGGCTTTATCCATTGAGTCTTGCCGCACTCTTAATGAGTAACTATTATATGGGCTATATGGTTTGCCTGTTTGTCATTGCTTATTTTGCGTGGGCTTGTGCTCATTATTGGCAAACTTGGCGCCATCTATGGCAACGCGCTGTCCGCTTCATCAGTGGCTCACTCTTGGCCGGTTTACTCTCAGCCTGGCTCCTATTGCCAACTTTTTTCCAATTGACGCAGAGCAAAGGGCAGTACACCATTCAAAAGATTCATTGGAAGTTCGAATATAATCCGCTTAAGATGCTTTCTAAACTTGTGATTGGCAATTTTAACTTCGACCAAATGCCAAAAGGCGAACCGAATATATTCGTCGGCAGTCTCGTATTGATTTGTGCCATCTTGTATTTTGGAACACGCAAGATCGCCTGGCAAGAACGGTTAGTTGCCTTATTAGTCACCATTTTCTTAGGTGTTTCAATGTGTTATGAACCCCTTGATTTATTATGGCACGGCATGCAATTTCCAGTTTGGTATCCTTACCGCTTTTCATATGTGGTTAGCTTTTGGCTAATCGTGCTCGCGGTTCAACGGCTCCACCAGCACCTTCGATTTAGTTGGTATCAACTCTTGTTGCCGTTTTTAATGTTGATGGCGGCTTTTGGTTATACTGCCAAACATCTCAAGAGCTTCACCGCGCTAAGTCCTAATCAGATTAACTTAAGCATCGCTTTCTTACTGATGACATGCTTGCTTTTACTCCTGAAAAAGCCGCTCAAGCACTATTATCCTTTGCTCTTAGTTCTATGCGTCGGTGGTGAGATGGTCACCAACGCGACAATGAGTCTTAATCAAATTAGCTATGTCTCACAAAAAGATTACGCAGATTATACAGCTCATTTACAATCAGCCATTAGCGCAATTCCAAATAAAACCGCGTTTCAACGAATTGGCAAAACCTTTATGCGGACAAAAAATGACCCGATGCAAGCTGATTATTTCGGCGGATCTCATTTTAATTCGATGCTCGAACTGAGCTATCCGAAATTCATGGGCAGCATTGGCGAACCAGCTGGCGATGGCGCCGTTGCCGATACTAATCAGACCCTGTTCACCGATGCGTTATTAGGTTATCGCTACTACCTTAACAATACTAGTGGGCAAGCAACAATTCCACTCAGTACGAATAAGCCGGACTTAGCACGTTATAACTTACTCAAAAAAAAAGATCAAATTGCAATTTATCAAAACCCCAACGCACTTGATTTAGGCTTTGCGGCCTCTGAAAAAGTGCTTAAACATCATGTGGTTGCCAATTATCCCATCCTTGAACAGAACCAGATTGCGGCAGACTTAGTCAATTCAGCGACAGAACAGCCACTCTTCACACTTCAATTTTTCAATACTGTCACTTACAAGAATGCTAAACAAAAACCAAAACTCAACGAAACTTTCCTCCGGGTTGATCCGAAGAATCCAGCTCACGTCATCTATACCTTCACACCCACAACGAGTGACCCCTATTACCTCACATTAGGCTCAAACCTCGAAAAAAATGCGGTTCAGGTCTCATTAAACGGTCACACGCTACAACAATACGATACTTTCCGCGATACTGTCGTCTTAAACCTGACAAGTAACGCAATCGGCCAACAACAAACCGTTGACCTTAGCTTCTCTAAAAAGGAAATTTGGCTCCAAAATATTAATTTATATAGTTTGAATTATCAAGCATTGACGCACCTAACGCAGCAACTTCGTGCACATGCATTGAAACTGAATACTTTCTCAAACACAACCATCAAAGGAACGATCACCATTCCTCAACAAAACCAAGTCCTCATGACAACCGTCCCCTATGCTGCTGGTTGGCATGCAACGGTTGACGGCCATCCGGTTAAAATCAAACGCGGCTTGAAGAACTTCATCGCCATCCCGCTGAAAAAAGGTCACCATACCGTTACCCTTAAATACTGGCCACCTTATTTCTATTGGGGTTTGACGATTTCACTAATCAGCGCCGGCTTTGCAATTGGTGGTTATTACAGCTACAAATACTACCGCCGCCGCCACTTATTCTAA
- the pta gene encoding phosphate acetyltransferase, with the protein MDLFESLKAKITNRQFKIVFPEGTEPRIIGAAARLNADRILKPILIGATNDIQQIAAAKGFNLDGITIIDPQEYPTADFEKMVAAFVERRKGKATPEQAQTILQDPNYFGTMLVYLNLADGMVSGAVHSTGDTVRPALQIIKTKPGVQRTSGAFIMQRGRDNERYLFSDCAININPNAQELAEVAVESAKTAELFDIDPKVALLSFSTMGSAKADEVTKVQEAARIAHEIAPELDIDGDLQFDAAYVPVVANQKAPDSKVAGQATVFVFPELQSGNIGYKIAQRFGNFEAIGPILQGLNQPISDLSRGSNEEDVYKLAIITAAQALQN; encoded by the coding sequence GTGGATTTATTTGAAAGCTTAAAAGCAAAGATTACCAATCGGCAATTTAAAATTGTTTTTCCGGAAGGAACAGAACCAAGAATTATTGGTGCAGCAGCACGGTTGAATGCTGATCGGATTTTGAAACCCATTTTAATTGGGGCAACGAATGATATTCAACAAATCGCTGCTGCTAAAGGATTTAACTTGGACGGGATAACGATTATTGATCCACAAGAATATCCAACAGCTGACTTTGAAAAAATGGTTGCCGCTTTTGTCGAACGCCGCAAGGGCAAGGCAACCCCTGAACAAGCACAAACAATTTTACAAGATCCTAATTATTTTGGCACCATGCTGGTTTATTTAAACTTAGCCGACGGGATGGTTTCAGGTGCCGTGCATTCAACAGGCGATACTGTTCGACCAGCATTACAAATTATTAAAACAAAACCAGGTGTCCAACGCACAAGCGGGGCCTTCATTATGCAACGCGGTCGCGATAACGAACGTTACTTATTCTCAGATTGCGCCATCAATATTAACCCGAATGCGCAAGAATTGGCTGAAGTTGCTGTGGAATCTGCAAAGACGGCTGAGTTGTTCGATATCGATCCGAAAGTTGCGCTGTTGAGCTTTTCAACGATGGGGTCTGCGAAAGCAGACGAAGTCACGAAGGTTCAAGAAGCAGCACGGATTGCACATGAAATTGCGCCAGAATTAGACATTGATGGTGACCTACAATTTGATGCCGCATACGTACCAGTTGTTGCGAACCAAAAAGCACCAGATTCAAAAGTGGCGGGTCAAGCCACTGTGTTTGTTTTCCCAGAATTACAATCAGGGAACATTGGCTACAAGATTGCCCAACGTTTTGGGAATTTCGAAGCCATCGGACCAATTTTACAAGGTTTGAATCAACCCATTTCTGATTTATCACGTGGGAGCAACGAAGAAGATGTTTACAAGTTAGCCATCATTACGGCTGCTCAAGCATTACAAAACTAA
- a CDS encoding uracil-DNA glycosylase produces the protein MKAIIHNEWQTILAPEFAKPYYGQLHTFLKQEYQTTTVYPEMHHIFQAFEWTPFEQVKVVILGQDPYHGPNQAHGCSFSVLPGVKVPPSLQNIYKELQTDVGFQPVQHGYLKSWADQGVFLLNTVLTVRAGQSNSHRKQGWEQLTDAAIAALSNRGHVVFILWGNAAKDKRRLIDETQNAVITAVHPSPLSAYHGFFGSKPFSQTNTALEQWGMAPINWQLPQTVTVE, from the coding sequence ATGAAAGCAATTATTCACAATGAGTGGCAAACGATTCTCGCACCAGAGTTTGCCAAACCCTATTATGGTCAGCTCCATACCTTTTTGAAACAGGAATACCAAACGACCACGGTTTATCCAGAGATGCACCATATTTTCCAAGCCTTTGAATGGACACCGTTTGAACAGGTTAAAGTCGTCATTTTAGGACAAGATCCTTATCATGGCCCGAACCAAGCCCATGGGTGTAGTTTTTCCGTTTTACCAGGGGTCAAAGTCCCACCATCATTGCAAAATATTTATAAAGAATTGCAGACGGATGTTGGCTTTCAACCGGTTCAGCATGGCTATTTAAAGAGTTGGGCGGATCAAGGCGTGTTCTTGTTGAACACCGTATTGACCGTGCGGGCAGGTCAATCAAATTCGCATCGTAAACAAGGTTGGGAACAGCTAACGGATGCGGCGATTGCTGCATTGTCAAATCGGGGACATGTGGTCTTCATTTTATGGGGAAACGCGGCAAAGGATAAACGGCGGTTAATTGATGAGACGCAAAATGCGGTCATTACTGCAGTACATCCCAGTCCCTTGTCAGCCTATCATGGTTTCTTTGGCTCTAAACCTTTCTCACAGACGAATACTGCCCTTGAGCAATGGGGCATGGCGCCAATTAATTGGCAATTACCACAAACAGTCACGGTAGAATAA
- a CDS encoding GNAT family N-acetyltransferase, with product MQTSVIDIRPAQAADARAYLCFLKAVAKETRYVALPAELATLTPLFTEFLIASILESQQDVLLLAFDQQQIVGAIRVNSPTEQGLTHISEVSIAVLKAKWHRGIGSDLMAHLLASVREIGNPRRLELTVQARNHRAIALYKRFGFVTEAQLAAGFYAPETGYIPVVQMCQLMNMDEEI from the coding sequence TTGCAGACTAGTGTAATTGACATTCGGCCCGCGCAAGCAGCAGATGCGCGGGCTTATTTATGCTTTCTAAAGGCGGTCGCTAAAGAAACACGGTATGTTGCGTTACCAGCGGAGTTAGCCACTTTAACACCATTATTTACTGAATTTTTGATAGCAAGTATTCTTGAATCGCAACAAGATGTATTATTGCTTGCTTTTGATCAACAGCAAATTGTCGGGGCAATTCGTGTGAATAGTCCGACAGAACAGGGGCTAACACATATCAGTGAAGTTAGTATCGCTGTTTTAAAAGCGAAGTGGCATCGCGGAATTGGCTCTGATTTGATGGCGCACCTTTTAGCGTCGGTTCGAGAAATAGGAAATCCGCGACGGCTTGAGTTAACAGTACAAGCCCGTAATCACCGTGCAATTGCACTTTACAAACGGTTTGGTTTTGTGACCGAAGCACAATTAGCAGCCGGATTTTATGCGCCAGAAACGGGCTATATTCCGGTTGTGCAAATGTGCCAATTAATGAATATGGATGAGGAGATTTAA
- a CDS encoding exodeoxyribonuclease III — protein sequence MKFISWNVNGLRAVLKKDFMITFNQLDADFFCLQETKMQAGQVELDLPGYHQYFNYAEKKGYSGTAIFTKHKPLTATYGIGQPEHDQEGRVITLEYPTFYLITCYTPNSQDKLKRLDYRMRWENTFQTYIANLSTQKPVIFCGDLNVAHEPIDLKNDKTNHHNAGFSDEERGQMTTLLNRGFTDTFRYFYPDQPDIYSWWSYRFHARDNNAGWRIDYFITSNDLQPKLVDAKIHTEIFGSDHCPVELDTQDLFA from the coding sequence ATGAAATTTATTTCTTGGAACGTTAATGGCTTACGCGCCGTTTTAAAAAAAGACTTTATGATCACTTTTAATCAACTAGATGCCGATTTTTTCTGTCTGCAAGAAACTAAGATGCAAGCCGGCCAAGTTGAATTAGATTTACCAGGTTATCATCAATACTTTAATTACGCTGAAAAAAAGGGCTATTCCGGTACTGCCATCTTCACTAAGCATAAACCGCTCACTGCAACTTATGGTATCGGCCAACCTGAACACGATCAAGAAGGACGCGTGATTACACTTGAATACCCTACTTTTTATTTAATCACTTGCTACACACCCAATTCACAGGATAAGTTGAAACGATTAGACTATCGCATGCGTTGGGAGAATACCTTTCAAACTTATATCGCTAATTTATCGACTCAAAAACCCGTCATTTTCTGCGGTGATTTAAACGTTGCCCATGAACCAATTGATCTGAAAAATGATAAGACCAATCATCATAACGCCGGCTTTTCAGATGAAGAACGAGGGCAAATGACAACCCTCTTAAATCGCGGCTTCACCGATACCTTCCGTTATTTCTATCCTGATCAACCCGATATTTATTCTTGGTGGAGTTATCGATTCCACGCCCGCGACAATAATGCCGGCTGGCGCATTGATTATTTCATTACTTCCAATGATCTCCAACCTAAATTAGTCGATGCCAAGATTCACACGGAAATTTTTGGTTCCGACCACTGCCCCGTCGAACTTGACACGCAAGATTTATTCGCTTAG
- a CDS encoding 3'-5' exonuclease — translation MNFVAMDFETANGQWHSACSLALVVVRNDQIVDSFYTLIKPETYFSSRNTQIHGIHEADVAQAPKFNQVWPHIAPFFTPNKLVVAHNANFDIGVLKSTLQHYDIPEPHYLALDTLKTSRRLYPQFENHKLNTLCDNLAIPLDNHHNALADSIACAKILIKEANDFGVEPLKAATKLIG, via the coding sequence ATGAATTTTGTCGCAATGGATTTTGAAACCGCCAACGGTCAATGGCATAGTGCTTGCTCACTTGCCCTTGTTGTTGTGCGCAACGATCAAATCGTTGATAGTTTTTATACGTTAATTAAACCTGAAACTTATTTTAGCAGTCGCAATACGCAAATTCATGGCATTCATGAAGCCGATGTGGCTCAAGCGCCCAAGTTCAATCAAGTCTGGCCGCACATCGCACCATTTTTCACGCCAAACAAGTTAGTGGTCGCCCACAATGCGAATTTTGATATTGGTGTGTTGAAAAGTACACTCCAACACTACGACATTCCAGAACCCCATTATTTAGCGTTGGATACTCTCAAGACGAGTCGGCGGTTGTATCCGCAATTTGAGAATCATAAGTTAAACACCTTGTGTGATAACCTAGCGATTCCACTCGACAATCACCACAATGCACTGGCTGATAGTATCGCTTGTGCCAAGATTCTGATTAAAGAAGCCAACGATTTTGGCGTTGAACCGCTAAAAGCGGCCACCAAATTAATCGGCTAA
- the murB gene encoding UDP-N-acetylmuramate dehydrogenase, with product MTSQVEVFLQANQAIEIHQAEPLSLYTFTKTGGPADLLALPKSVAEVRQLVASANELTLPITIIGNASNLIVRDGGIKGLVIILTAMNQIKVEGNLVTAQAGAGIIQTSEAAYSGSLTGLEFAAGIPGSVGGAVFMNAGAYGGEISDVLTRVDVLMRDNQVQTLTAADLDFSYRHSLIQDNGSIVLVAYFEMATGAAPTIRARMDEVNALRAAKQPLEYPSCGSVFKRPVGHFVGPLIQKAGLQGHQIGGAQVSKKHAGFIVNIDHATATDYLTLIEYIQKTIWAKFNVRLEPEVRIIGQHKQG from the coding sequence GTGACAAGTCAAGTTGAAGTATTTTTACAAGCAAACCAAGCAATCGAGATTCATCAAGCAGAACCATTGAGCTTATACACCTTTACCAAAACAGGTGGACCGGCAGATTTACTCGCACTCCCCAAATCTGTTGCAGAAGTGCGGCAATTAGTGGCCAGTGCCAATGAACTGACATTACCCATCACAATTATCGGTAATGCTAGTAATCTAATTGTTCGTGACGGTGGCATTAAAGGCTTAGTCATCATCTTAACGGCGATGAATCAGATTAAAGTTGAAGGTAACTTGGTGACTGCGCAAGCTGGAGCAGGGATTATTCAAACCTCTGAAGCAGCTTATAGCGGTAGTTTGACCGGCTTAGAATTTGCTGCCGGCATTCCTGGTAGTGTTGGCGGTGCGGTCTTTATGAACGCCGGCGCATATGGTGGCGAAATTAGTGATGTACTGACCCGCGTTGATGTTTTAATGCGCGATAATCAAGTACAGACGTTAACGGCCGCTGACTTAGACTTCAGTTACCGGCATAGTTTAATTCAAGATAACGGCAGTATTGTGTTGGTTGCCTATTTTGAAATGGCAACGGGTGCGGCACCAACAATTCGCGCCCGGATGGATGAGGTCAACGCTTTGCGGGCTGCCAAACAGCCGCTAGAATATCCCTCATGTGGGAGTGTCTTTAAACGACCAGTCGGTCATTTTGTCGGACCGTTGATTCAAAAAGCGGGCTTGCAAGGGCATCAAATTGGGGGCGCACAAGTTTCTAAAAAACATGCCGGGTTCATCGTGAATATTGATCACGCAACGGCAACGGATTATTTGACGTTGATCGAATACATTCAAAAAACGATCTGGGCGAAGTTTAATGTGCGCTTAGAACCAGAAGTCCGGATTATTGGGCAACATAAGCAAGGTTAA
- a CDS encoding cation:proton antiporter, with translation MAIIEAVILLITLVIIANIIGHYLPNLPVSLIEIGLGLMVALVFAVKIPLKTDWFMLVFVAPLLFNDGRRFPKKELWALRGPIIGNAIFLVFATTLIGGLAIHWLVPALPLAASFALAAILSPTDPVAVQSISEQADLPPRVLHLVSGESLINDASGLISFKYGIAAAVTGYFSWQQAAGDFLYISIVGALAGMIIMLIIHFIRLFMLQEGFEDVMFHTILQLVTPFIIYLIVEDLFHASGVIAVVVAGIISHSSRNIFLDFLPELKLVTEQTWSISVYLLNGIVFLILGIELPVAMHNTVHNPLINTSEEILLVLAVWLILVIVRGLWTLAYLLYTNQTNPKTFRENIKIAVLSGLSGVRGAITMAGVLSVPTVLADGSPFPQRGLMLFIAAGVIIVSLVMAVVLIPKLTKVKAPIEMRGMQRDLEAEAAAEDEAAADLLDETNAKIYMYKVAASMVESQRHIDNNRAALDLLAEYQLMIRRLESQQSEASTSDELPPLIAEELILRQVAFDGERQKLELLWAEKAISAKSYRHGKRKLRQKQVMLSVIGTSFNWHHVQLQVYRAWSISKRFLTHLWPRHTKSPSETEWQLTEREMAKAGIKQLSYFLKQPENRQRHYNRQVIYQIIVRYRNQIENMKNGGRSKTAIYERQLQKLRIKALTSERVAIQELLEQHKISWQLADELRKNINYSENTLILARTDTE, from the coding sequence ATGGCAATTATTGAAGCTGTTATTTTGTTAATTACGTTGGTGATTATTGCCAATATCATCGGGCATTATTTGCCAAATTTACCGGTTAGTTTAATTGAGATCGGGTTGGGATTAATGGTGGCGTTAGTATTTGCCGTCAAGATTCCACTAAAAACAGATTGGTTCATGTTGGTGTTTGTTGCACCATTATTGTTTAACGATGGCCGTCGTTTTCCTAAGAAGGAACTATGGGCGTTGCGCGGACCAATTATTGGGAATGCGATTTTCCTCGTCTTTGCAACGACGTTAATTGGCGGCTTGGCCATTCATTGGTTAGTCCCGGCGTTACCGCTGGCTGCAAGTTTTGCGTTAGCGGCAATCTTGTCGCCAACGGATCCGGTGGCGGTACAATCGATTTCAGAACAGGCCGATTTACCGCCCCGGGTTTTGCACTTAGTGAGTGGTGAAAGTTTAATTAACGATGCCAGTGGCTTGATTAGCTTTAAATATGGGATTGCTGCCGCTGTTACCGGCTATTTCTCATGGCAACAAGCCGCGGGCGATTTTCTGTATATTAGTATTGTTGGCGCACTAGCGGGGATGATTATCATGTTAATCATTCATTTTATTCGCCTATTTATGCTACAAGAAGGCTTTGAAGATGTGATGTTCCATACGATTTTACAGTTGGTGACACCGTTTATCATCTATCTAATTGTTGAAGATCTATTCCACGCATCCGGTGTGATTGCGGTGGTGGTAGCTGGGATCATCAGTCATTCATCACGGAATATCTTCCTCGATTTTTTACCGGAGTTGAAGTTAGTGACCGAACAAACTTGGTCAATCAGTGTTTACTTATTAAACGGGATTGTCTTTTTAATTTTAGGGATTGAATTACCTGTCGCTATGCATAATACCGTGCATAATCCGCTGATTAATACGAGTGAAGAAATTCTCCTCGTCTTAGCGGTTTGGTTGATTCTGGTGATTGTGCGGGGACTCTGGACACTAGCTTACTTGCTCTACACCAACCAGACGAATCCCAAAACATTCCGCGAAAACATTAAAATTGCAGTGCTCTCTGGACTTTCTGGGGTTCGTGGAGCGATTACGATGGCCGGGGTATTATCGGTGCCAACTGTTTTAGCGGATGGTTCACCGTTTCCTCAACGCGGCTTAATGCTCTTTATTGCGGCCGGCGTGATTATTGTCAGTCTGGTGATGGCCGTTGTCTTAATTCCTAAGCTGACAAAAGTCAAAGCACCAATCGAGATGCGAGGGATGCAACGAGATCTTGAAGCCGAAGCAGCCGCAGAAGATGAAGCAGCTGCTGATTTATTGGATGAAACAAACGCTAAGATTTACATGTACAAAGTAGCAGCGAGCATGGTCGAATCCCAACGGCATATTGATAATAACCGGGCTGCTTTAGATTTATTGGCAGAGTATCAGTTGATGATCCGCCGGTTGGAGAGTCAACAAAGCGAAGCAAGCACAAGTGACGAACTACCACCGTTAATTGCTGAAGAGTTGATTTTGCGACAAGTGGCATTTGACGGAGAACGTCAGAAGTTAGAGTTATTATGGGCTGAAAAGGCCATTAGTGCTAAAAGCTATCGGCATGGTAAACGTAAGTTACGGCAAAAACAAGTAATGTTATCGGTTATTGGGACGAGTTTTAATTGGCATCATGTGCAACTACAAGTCTATCGTGCTTGGTCAATCAGCAAACGCTTTTTGACGCATCTCTGGCCGCGGCATACCAAATCACCAAGTGAAACCGAGTGGCAATTGACTGAACGTGAAATGGCTAAGGCGGGAATTAAACAATTGTCGTATTTCCTAAAACAGCCTGAAAATCGCCAACGTCATTATAATCGTCAGGTTATTTATCAAATTATTGTGCGGTATCGGAATCAGATTGAAAACATGAAAAATGGGGGGCGGAGTAAGACTGCTATCTATGAACGTCAATTACAAAAATTAAGAATCAAAGCGCTCACGAGTGAACGAGTGGCGATTCAAGAGTTATTGGAACAACATAAAATTTCATGGCAACTTGCAGATGAATTACGCAAAAACATTAACTATTCCGAAAATACACTGATCTTAGCACGAACGGATACTGAATAG
- a CDS encoding DMT family transporter, giving the protein MQQQRGRGIYLAVLGSIFWGIQGPVSQWLFTDTAIKPEWLMGVKMGLSGLFLLGYALIKQPNDVFTVWRQPRDFTRMLLFAVLGLSAVQYFYFLTIQASNAPTTTILQQLGTIMIILISLVIYRRAPSRVELIAVTVALLGTWLLVTKGQLTHLAISHAAFGLSLCLGFSGALNTLIPVKLFQKYPTLVIVGWAMLIGGVVFTFVHPFWVGVPPLNVATISSVLFIALFGTALANLCFLGSLRYITPTTAGLLNTFEPLAATIGTVLFLKTSFNTWEVVGGILVISTVFILSLGQSKSK; this is encoded by the coding sequence ATGCAACAACAACGAGGACGCGGAATTTACTTAGCCGTATTAGGATCAATATTTTGGGGGATTCAAGGGCCAGTATCACAGTGGCTATTCACTGACACGGCAATTAAGCCAGAATGGCTAATGGGGGTTAAGATGGGGCTTTCAGGCCTATTTCTATTAGGTTATGCGCTCATTAAACAACCGAACGATGTTTTTACAGTGTGGCGGCAACCGCGGGACTTTACGCGGATGTTATTATTTGCAGTATTAGGGTTATCGGCCGTTCAGTATTTTTATTTTCTAACGATTCAAGCCAGCAATGCACCAACGACTACGATTTTACAACAGCTAGGCACCATCATGATCATCTTAATTAGCTTGGTGATTTATCGTAGAGCACCTAGCCGCGTTGAACTAATTGCAGTGACTGTTGCATTGTTGGGGACGTGGTTGTTAGTGACAAAAGGACAACTGACACATTTGGCGATTTCACACGCGGCATTCGGACTTAGTTTATGCCTTGGCTTTTCTGGCGCTTTAAACACATTAATTCCGGTTAAGTTATTCCAAAAATATCCAACATTAGTGATTGTGGGCTGGGCGATGTTAATCGGTGGGGTGGTCTTCACATTTGTTCATCCATTTTGGGTCGGTGTTCCACCGTTGAATGTGGCAACAATCAGCAGTGTCTTATTCATTGCTTTGTTTGGGACCGCGCTCGCCAATCTTTGTTTCTTGGGGAGTTTACGGTATATCACACCGACAACGGCTGGTTTATTGAATACCTTTGAACCATTAGCTGCGACTATCGGTACTGTTTTATTCTTGAAAACGAGTTTCAACACCTGGGAAGTCGTGGGTGGGATTCTCGTGATCAGTACGGTGTTTATCTTGAGTCTTGGTCAATCTAAGTCAAAATAA